From Triticum aestivum cultivar Chinese Spring chromosome 4A, IWGSC CS RefSeq v2.1, whole genome shotgun sequence, a single genomic window includes:
- the LOC123083899 gene encoding uncharacterized protein, which translates to MRARAWRGRGRGCGAPSPGAASSRRGAASPGVPSLASLPTGYFASYGALLPSLPQPRAPWAAPNAAGVLGPCPPPPHQGYPVAAEASSSESSWEQYNQLYAVLQNLSIQQQQAGGAPDWFLDTSATSHIPGPSNGENNSEIQ; encoded by the exons ATGAGGGCGCGGGCATGGCGCGGGCGCGGCCGTGGCTGTGGCGCCCCGTCTCCTGGCGCCGCCTCGTCCAGGCGCGGGGCTGCTTCTCCTGGTGTTCCCTCGCTCGCATCACTCCCCACCGGCTACTTCGCTTCGTACGGGGCACTTCTTCCGAGCCTTCCCCAACCTCGTGCCCCGTGGGCTGCGCCAAATGCCGCGGGCGTTCTAGGCCCGTGCCCGCCACCACCTCACCAGGGCTACCCAGTGGCCGCCGAGGCCTCCTCCAGTGAGTCATCTTGGGAGCAATACAACCAGCTTTACGCGGTGCTTCAGAACCTCTCCAttcagcagcagcaggccggcggcGCGCCGGACTGGTTCCTCGACACGAGCGCTACGTCGCACATCCCTG GACCTAGCAACGGGGAAAATAATTCTGAGATCCAATAG